The DNA window TGCAATTTAACATGGTTCCAGGGGGTTATGGGAATTTCTATAGTAAActtaaagtcacaatgaaatcaaaactgacagtttttatttattaatgcactactgcaatatttattataaaaattttttttttaattatttttatatagtaCAACTAAACACAACAAGAGTTGACCACTGTGCTTTAGAGAGTAATGGtctaaaatacatgaatgaaagaaagaaagaaatcaagaacacacaacacacaattttttttatggataatttttttatttatttttttaattcatgtgacctcgtaatctttaatcaaaatagcTTTTCTTCtctgatgtgtttactggcacgAGGGCCATATATAATGAGATCTACCAATAGCGAACCACAACAATCCAAAGATCTAATCAATTTCCGATGGACAAATTCAAgacccaccctacattttttaatgttcaagAGACCGTTTCActtatatgtcacaataggaaagaaaagactatcgtGACTTCCGTTTCATGATTATGTTTAGTTCTAAACCATTTAATCAGCTAGAAATCATAATTAGTATAGATAGATTTTTATGCAGTCAACAAAGTCATGAAAATTCCTTGGTCAGAAAGTGTGGAAaccctgttttttttctttaatttccAGAATTTTACAGAAAGGGAGCACCTTATAATGCCCTCGTGGGCAAGGACTCAACTAGAGCTGTGGCCAAAATGTCCCTTGACCCAGCCGATCTCACACATGACACTGTAAGTTGGGGATTTCATAACTTTGACACTGGCTTTCACAAATttgccacagaaaaaaaaaaaaaaaaacgtttcagCTTCTTCGTAATACTGTTGTTAGACTGAATAATggattataatatttattcattattcgGTCTAACATTTTAGATGTTTACATTGTATAAAAAGGATTGATAATTGTAAACATGCGTTAaatcacttgtttttttttcactgtacaCGAGGGGAAAATTTAGTGATTCACACTTCATGTAGACTTTTTCGGCATAACTTAATTGCCTCTTTCGGTTCATTTTTGTTAGACGGGCCTCACTGAGAATCAACTTCAATCCCTCGAGCAGATATTCAAAGGCACATACAAAGCAAAGTACCCTATCGTGGGATATACCAGCAGGTGCGTTCTCAATGAGGATGGCAGCCCCAATAAAGACTTCAAACCTGAAGACCAACCTAATTTCAACATTAAAGAGGAATTTTAATGCTGAGCACAGCCTTTAAAGATAATTGTCTTATAATAAAGCTATCTAATAATCCAATCAAAAGTCTGAATAATAGTTGTTTGTGACATCTGGCAGTACATTAAGTGGGCATGTGTCAATTTGAGGTTGTCTGGTGGTCTTTTAACCTACAACCTAAGAGCATTATGATGCATACTATCCCACGTGGGTTTTTTCCCTGGTGGGCTGCTTTGAAGGTCATTCAAATGAGGCCACCTACAggtgtgattaaaaaaaaaaagaggtatGGTTGTTTGGCCTTTTTACATGTATTAAAAGATGTTAGATAATAATTTTAGATGTTTACATTGTATAAAAAGGATTGATAATTGTAAACATGCGTTAAATCACTTGGTTTCTTTCACTGTACATGAGGGGAAAGTTTGGTGATTCACGCTTCATGTAGAAATTGAAATTGCTTTGTGGTGAGGGGTTTCGTTTTACAAATTAAGAAGTTAAGCGTTAATGTTATCATTCCACGACAACATTTTTACTCAAACTCCATCTCAGTCATAATTATAGTGTTTGTGTCTATTCTGTACGAAATGCCCCTGATGACCAGATATGTTTCACAGTAATCTGAGAGAGAGTTGTTTGTTACTTCAGCTTGTTGTCCTGTCATATTAGTGTCATCTGGGATATTTTAAGACTGGATGGAATGTAATAAAGGAGTTGTTGATAAACACTCAGACTGGTGTCATCTGATCTCAAAAGAGTTGGTACATGGCTGTAGAAGAGactggggctagttgtcacaagAGCTAAATCTTAGTGATTATAAGGATATGAACTAAAGGTTGAATTGCACAAATAATTGTTTGAGATATCTatatcatttaaatgtttgaaGTCAGTAAAAATTTGTATTGTTTGTGaataaagtctcttatgcttaccaaggctgtgtttatttgatgaaaaatacagtacttTACAACTTTCATTAAGtcaattatatattatattaaagtaGATTTAAACCAAAAGaaatttgtgatatttgttctactgtttgaatttcactggaaaacattaaaaaacctcTTATTTAATGACAGATTCCGTTATTGGGGcatgttttcacaaaaatgctaAAGTTTGTTAACCTATATATCTTtattttgctaaataaaagtggaAATGTTCAGTTTTCTATACCAAGACTGTAAGAAGAAATAATTGTTCAAACTCAAGATATTAAGAAGACTCAATAGTAAAACTCCTCTGCATGTTTAACTTTCCAAAACATCAAAAGGCTCCTGATGAGAAGGCAATGACCTGATTTCCATGGAGACTGTAAGCAGTAGGTGGGTATGCTGAAAGGCATTTGGTCAAATGcagttcatttattttcatgatGAATTTACCcattatacatacataaaaacaTGGGGGCTGGATGGTTTCATGAACGATAGTGAGTCAGTTCACTGTCAGTTTCAGAGTCTCAAAATGATGGTTTTTGATTCTTTTAAAAATTCCCGCCGGGGCACCATTAGCATTTACAGCAAAATAATGAATCATTGTAAAAGTGCCTTTACTGTAAACATTGGCCAGGCTTAATTTTTATCCTATTTACCAGAAAGCCTTCAGAAACTGAAATTGATTTCAAGAAAGAATTCAAAATTACTAAATGCCaagtaaaaatgcattttatccTTATAAGATATAATGTTAAAGACAGATATAGTATGTAATGATTGTAGATATATGTTGACTGATggctaaaaataataattaaattcattatttgttttattctaatgCAAAATGGTAGTTTAACATGATATGTATGTTCTTGATCCTTCTGGCCTTGTAATTTGATATGCACTTCCTCCTATTGCCATATTTTCTACCTGTTACATGCATGCTCACATGAGTGACGTATGTCACACTTTCCACCCTCGGTCACAACAACTCGCCTTTTGTAGCTAAAGAGGTGTTGATGGTGGGAGCCCATGATGCTGCTTCCTGTCTCCATTGCACATCAGAATTTCCCCTATTGCCCGCCCACTTTCATTTTGTGCAGTGCAGTGGGCTGTTTCAGTTCAGTCTGTCTGAGACACTTGGTAGTGTCTGTTCTGTGCTCCGGAGTCAATGTAGCTTTCTGCTTTCTCCAGCCACCCACAACATTTGACCTcggatttaattaaatttttatagTGGTGAGTAACATATTTGTTTacatatactgtttttattataatagtgtgttattaattatatatgttttatttttttgctatgTTTTGGATCTGTTAGCTAATTAAGTGATACATAATTATGCATACATTCTTTTTTGCTGTAATTAACATTACCACTTGATGTGTAGAAGACTAAACTGAatctatttaatatttatttacttattaaaTGCATTATTTGGATCATGTTGAGTTGCAAAGTTTGATTCTATGATTCACTCTGTATTAAGTTCTATAACCACAAACTCTTTTCACTGATCAGGTAATCTGACCAAGAGGAGTGATCTATTGGTCATCACAACACAGCAAACCTATGAAGGTGCTGAGTGGTCACGGCGTGGTAAGTTATCACCTGCACCCAGAGTTTCACACACCTATTGTCTCTTAATGTCATCATGGAAACTGATTAGTATGTATTTGAATTGACTTACTTCCCTAAATCTCATTGAAGGGATAAACACATCTTTTGTTCTTTCTCTTTCAGTCTAAATCGTTGACCCAAAACAGCGAGAACCTATTCATCATGCCAGCCACAGCTGTAAGTATATTGATCCCAAGATCTTACGCATACAGCACTTCTTATCACCTTCTGATTGATAGATTAGTGCAATTATGGATTCTTTAAAGGCTAAGTGTTGAGAACAAAGCCTAAAATGGGATGTTACAAAGTCCTGACCTGTTACATGTCAATATATTTTACCAACACGTGATGTTTACAAAGATTACTCATTTAAACTCTTGTTGCACCAACCCCAAATTCCCCAATTACCATTTTTAGTTCTGGCTCTTTCTTCATTtgattatttgcttttaatttctATTAGGTTCCAATGAATACGGGACTCTCCCTTAGTCAGCAGACTAATGCCAATCTGACCAGAATCTCCCACACTGGTAAGTTTACAGTCTCACTTctgctcttttaaatgtcattgcTCTCTAATAAGTTGTCTTGGACTTTTTGAtgttgacaaaaaaacaaaaacaaccttTCAAAGCCAGATTTAATGCAGTTTACTGTAAATTAGAATCAGAATACTGTATGTTAGTAGAATATAGTGATTTTTAATATAGTTTCTTTATTGATATTCTACAGGAAACCCAAACATCAATCAAAGGCGTTGGAGGAGTGTGATTCACAAAGTACAGAAAAGGCGTGTACATCCCAAAAACAAGCTGTTTGGGCGAGCCTTGTCTGATATTTGTCAGAAAGATGGGTGTCCTCCCAAACCAATCATGGTGAGAATTGAATGAATAGTACTTCATTTGCAAAACCATAAACAAATGTGGTGTTATATGTATGTGGTTTTAGTCTTTGAAATAATCTGAATTTGCCTAAATTTTCTTTGCAGGATATCCTTACATTGCTGCTGAGAAAGGGTCTGTACACCGAGGGGGTGTTCAGGAAGGCAGGCAACGCCAGAGCGCTGAGAGAGATCAAGGCGCAGCTCAACGATGGGATGGAAGTGGATCTGAAAAATCAGTCAGTCTTTTTGCTCGCAGATCTTGTCAAGGTATGGCACGACTTTGGGCAATATGATTTGAGTTTAATGATTTACAGTAATGAGGTCTACAATGTGCATATTTGATCACTAATCAATGTGTATTCTGATTTGCAGCATTTTCTTAAAGAACTGCCTGGCAGTTTGCTAATGGTGGAGAAGGCCAAATCCTGGATGACTGCTATGGAAAAGGAAGATGAAGATCAGAAGTGCgctgaaatcaaaatgtaagttATCTAATGATGCAACTGGgttgaataaaaagtgtttagtGTAAATGAACTGCATTTGTGACCAGGTTTTCTTTATTTCGTCTTTAGGGTGATCAGCACGCTTCCTGAGCCAAATATTCAGCTCTTGAAACACTTGATTGTTCTGCTCCACCTTATAAGTGAGAACGAAGGAATGAACAAGATGAATTCTCACAATCTAGCTACATGTGTTTCCCCCAACTTGCTCCAAACAGACAACTTGGAAAAGATGGAAGAGGTGAGTGTACAGTGATTTCTGAAAGTTCTCACATGATGTGGCCATGAGCCAGAAAATAGCAGACTGAGTCAAATTGAAACTCAAGATATCAATCTAGTTTCATATCCAAAGTTATTTTGACCTATTTTCATTGGAATTCACGTGatgactttttttgttgttgaagtGGCCTGTTTAATCCTAATGTCACTCTGGGTTTGTATTTGCAGGTGACAAAGCTGACAAAGTTTCTCATTGACAACTGCAATCAAATATTTGGTGAGGATGCAATGACGCTCTTTGGAGACTCCGATGAAGATGAACTCAGCGATAACCAAGGTAGCTTCTTTTACATTTTGACATTGAGTTTTATTGTTGACATACAGTAAGAATATTGAGCTATAATAATAACGTGGACGGCATAGCTCAGATAATTTGATCTTGATATCTTGGGAAATATGAGAACAGTTTGAAACATTGCTAAGATCTCTTCTGAAACCCTTTTTCTTAAAAGAAAAGGATGCAGGAGACTTTAGCTAAAGAGCTCTAATAttcaaatgtaatataaattgTTCTTATCTATAAAGAGTTCTTTGCCATTTTGCCAACGCATTGTGAATTAGACATCCATTGACCAATTAGAATTTAAGAGAGGCGGTCCAGTTGTACCTTCAGCAATCCAATTGGCTGTCCAATTCCAACTTGATTTCAAATGGACTTGgttatttcaaaaacatcttgCCAATTCCTATCTGTCTCCCATGCGTTGGCATTCTTTACATATGACGGCAATATGTAGTTAGCAAAACAAATGTAGACATGATCTAATAGTACTTAACATTCTAATAATATCTATCCTTGATTTCTTCTTCAGACTCTTTCTCTTCACACCATCATGACTCGGCATATGACAGTAATGACCCTGATGCAGACAAGGGGAGTTATTCTGACATGGACTCCATCAAATCCGGCGTTGAAGAGGAAGCCCAGAAACATTCCAGCACCGTTGAACCTTGGACTACAAAACTGTTGACTCGCAGACGCTCAGAACCAGCAATCGTCTTCACCGAGGGAGTTCGGCACCTGGTCCTCTCTAGGAGCCAGACAGAAATGGACTTTTATGACAAACAATTAACAAAACAGATCTCCGATGACTGTATTGTGTTTAGAGCAGGTAACAGCTTGGGGAAAGGCTGTTGTTTGCCACCTAAAACTGGGGCCAGGAAAACCTCTAAAGGCTCGTATTGTTCTTCAAGCTCACTTGAGAGTTGTTTCTCCAGTGCTTCAGAGAGCTCAATCCATAGCTCTCCTATCATGCCTTCATGCAGTCAGAGAAAGGCCCTTACACGCAAACATTCGTATCCCATCCGCCCATCGGCACCTGCACCGAATCGCTCCGAGACCCCAAAAAGACGCTCGCAATCGATGAAGACCGCACATATCAGAAGCAGGACTGTCTTCGGGCGAAGTGGCTCCACTAAACGGGCCATCGAGAGAGCTCTACGCCATAGTCAGACCGAACCCGAGCTACCAAATCCTAATCCGGAGCCGAGATTCTTGTCTAGCAAGGAGATTTTCCAGCAGGTGGACAGCAGGATACCAAGCGATCCTCCAAGTTATCAGCAAGCGGTTGAGGACAATTCCCATGTGGTTCTCTCGAGCCGTAAATCGCTGACTGTTCACGATGTCAGATGTCTGTCAAAGAAAACATGCAACTGCTCCAGATCCTCAAGTGAAGAGACATTGCATTCACCTTCTGGGAATGAACATTTTGATATCCACAACAGAGACAGTAAAGAGACATGTGATAGTATGAGTGGATCCTCCTCAGAGTTGAGACAGAGGAGCACATCTGAATCTGTGTGTGAAGCATCACTACCAGAGTGGTGCAGTCAGGAACATCTCAGAGAGACAtatgtgtaatttattttattattgctaCTTTTTGGTGGTGGCAGAATGTCTTTTGCAAATGACCTCATAATGAGGCACAATTCAGAAGTACAATGATGTACAATTCAGAAACAGTTATGCGCTGAATATGTTGAATTTTATTCTTCATTTTAGTCTGGTCTTTTGTGACAATGTTTTCATACCCACAGTATTTTCCAGCTTCCcaaatattgtgaaaaaaacaaacaaaacaaaacaacaaaaaaacttggCACTTTGAGGATTTTTCACTACACGGGTTCATATGTTTTTTGTGCAATGTTTGCAGAGCTAATGTATATACTTGAAAGCAATGCAAACTATGTATGTCTTCTCATGAAATAAAGACATGAAATAAACTACAGTCATGTTGCcatttatgaaaataatgaGAATTTATGAGTAATAATttcattgttgttgtttttttgtttttgttttaaataatgaGTCAAATCAGCTTGGCCTGTAAATGATcgttaactaaaattaaaactaaaaccattaaaaaaaatttcttgaaataaaataaacagttactaaaaaaataaaacgaaatcttattttattttagctagttgcaacattttcatttagtttaagttaaaatactaaaataccTCAAACTAAATTAAAGTacaactaaaaaaacaaaaacaaaactatagacattttttatttttttttaagtattaaaaatgacaaaattctTAACACAATTACTATATTACAATGGCCCCCAAAacgtatttggacacttaaactGTATAAATGTCATTGTGTTAGATCAGCAAACTTTTGCAAACTCAGGCTATGACCCATCTAGAGGTCTAATCTTGATAGCCatcaaaaataatgaattttctTGAAATATGAGGAAAAAATCTTTTAGTTAAAGTAGTCATTTTTAGCCTTCTAGCAGCTTTGCTCCTCTGTGTGCGGTGCGCAGGTTAATGTGCTTCAAGATGCGGGCCTGCAACTCATCAATGGGTCATGACCCACATTTAAAACAGATAAGAAAATGTTaatacattcttaaaaatataaagGTTCCATAAGGGGATTTTCGCAGTGATTCCTTAGAACAGGggttctcaactctggccctcGAGGTCCACTTTCCTACAGAGTTTAGCACCAAACTTGATTAAACTCGCCAGGCTGTAACTTTCTAGTACTCCTACAGACCTtgggtgcgtctcaatcagctccccaTAGCTTCCCTGAATCAGTATACTGTTTGTGTACACGAATTTGTGCACTGGTAAGGACAGCAAGGATCTTGGCTCACTACACATTGGGCGACATGACAACgtcctcattgtacaacatcaattctgttttttttatgaacaacagcagaactatattattttataaatgtaatttaaagtaCATTGTTGAATACTTTGCTTGTTACATATACATGCAACATTTCAGCcgtaaataaatgataaatgttagctagattatgttcattacctATCTAAATGTTTTGAGCTTCAGAACTTCCGTTAAGGGAACGGTGCATTATGGACATTTTAGGGAGCGAACGTTTCAGTGCACTGGAAGGATTTTGcgattgagacagcccttaaaatgtCCGACTCCCTAATCAGTGCTCtgctgaactagggagctgattgagacacacccctAGATTAGCTTGTTCTggtgtgttaaagggttagttcaccccaaaattaaaataatgtcatttattactcaccctcatgtcattccacacccttaagaccttcgttaatcttcagaacacaaattaagatattttagttgaaatccgatggctctgtgaggcctccatagggagcaatgacatttcctctttcaagatccattaatgcactaaaaacatacTTAAATCAGTTCAGCTTAAAtcagaagcttcctgaagcagtgttttgaaatcggccatcgctaaataagt is part of the Chanodichthys erythropterus isolate Z2021 chromosome 18, ASM2448905v1, whole genome shotgun sequence genome and encodes:
- the nenf gene encoding neudesin, whose translation is MTTRKLQPQTRFLQTSSRQSTMFYARSVVLYALLCICSTNDSKIKNASIPVRLFTEEELQRYDGSEDGQPIYMAIKGVVFDVTTGKEFYRKGAPYNALVGKDSTRAVAKMSLDPADLTHDTTGLTENQLQSLEQIFKGTYKAKYPIVGYTSRCVLNEDGSPNKDFKPEDQPNFNIKEEF
- the tagapa gene encoding T cell activation RhoGTPase activating protein a, which translates into the protein MKVLSGHGVSKSLTQNSENLFIMPATAVPMNTGLSLSQQTNANLTRISHTGNPNINQRRWRSVIHKVQKRRVHPKNKLFGRALSDICQKDGCPPKPIMDILTLLLRKGLYTEGVFRKAGNARALREIKAQLNDGMEVDLKNQSVFLLADLVKHFLKELPGSLLMVEKAKSWMTAMEKEDEDQKCAEIKMVISTLPEPNIQLLKHLIVLLHLISENEGMNKMNSHNLATCVSPNLLQTDNLEKMEEVTKLTKFLIDNCNQIFGEDAMTLFGDSDEDELSDNQDSFSSHHHDSAYDSNDPDADKGSYSDMDSIKSGVEEEAQKHSSTVEPWTTKLLTRRRSEPAIVFTEGVRHLVLSRSQTEMDFYDKQLTKQISDDCIVFRAGNSLGKGCCLPPKTGARKTSKGSYCSSSSLESCFSSASESSIHSSPIMPSCSQRKALTRKHSYPIRPSAPAPNRSETPKRRSQSMKTAHIRSRTVFGRSGSTKRAIERALRHSQTEPELPNPNPEPRFLSSKEIFQQVDSRIPSDPPSYQQAVEDNSHVVLSSRKSLTVHDVRCLSKKTCNCSRSSSEETLHSPSGNEHFDIHNRDSKETCDSMSGSSSELRQRSTSESVCEASLPEWCSQEHLRETYV